The genomic stretch ACGAGCGTTCTCGATAAAGAACAGTTTGATGCGTTACACGTGCAGCTGCCCTGCAGCCCGCTTCTTTCTGGTCGCATCGTTGCTATGGCAGACCCAGCTACATCAATCGTTGGGACTTTCCACGTCGTCGGCAGCACCCGCCTTGAAGAAGTTGGCGCTAAGCTACTCTCCAAACTACAGACAAAGATGTTCGAAAGGATTGACCACTTGGTTAGTGTATCCAAAGCTGCAGACGCATTCGCTAGTCGCAACTTTGGCGTAAAGACACAGGTTATCCCGCTGCCAATCGATTACAAACGATTTAGTGCCGCCAAGAAGATGCCATACTTGATGGACGGTAAGACAAACATCATCTTTCTCGGTAGGCTTGTTGAACGTAAAGGCGTTAAGTATCTTATTGAGGCTACAAAGCGACTTAATGAACGTAATAAAACAGAGAATCTCCGGGTAATCATCTGTGGTGGTGGTCCGCTCGAGAGCGAGTTACGGGAGATGGTCCGCAGGTATCACCTCACGCATCTGATCCAATTTGTCGGATATGTTAGTGAGGAGGATAAGATGAGCTACCTGGCAAGCTCGCATCTGACCATCTACCCGTCAGTTAGTGGTGAGAGCTTTGGGATCGTCATTCTTGAAGCCATGGCTGCCGGGTCGGGTGTCGTCATGGGAGGAGACAACCAAGGCTATAGAACCGTGCTAGGCCCACAAGCCAACCACGTTCTCTTTAACCCCCGAAATAGCGTTGAATTCGCCGATAAGATAGAGATCCTGCTTAGCACGCCAGAACTGCGCGCTAAGATTCACAAGTGGCAAGAGTCAGAGGTCCTCAAGTACGATGTCAACCGTGTTGGCAAAGAGCTACTGGAACTCTATATACGTAAATAAGTTTACAGACCAGACTTACAGATTGGGCAATTCTCTTCGCTTTCCATTCCCTTGAACCAGATCTTGACCGCAGTCGGCCATGGCATGATGTCCATATAACCTTTTAGGTCGGCTGCAAGCCTGAGGAGAGCACCTAGCAAGCCACCGAAGGTAATTCCACGCCATTCAACAAGAGCCCAGCTCTCACCCTCTGGGAGAACAACAATGGTTTTCTTCGGCTTATAAACCCTAGGCTTCCGGCCATTGGCGAGTCGCTTGAGATTCTTGGACAGGTAGGCCGCATCACGAACGGCAGTCAGAGCGAGGCCGCTATACTTAGTTTCAGCATTATCACCAATAACATAAAGCGAGTCGTCAACTTGCATATAAGCATTAACGGCCACTCGACCGTGAGGACCAAACGTAAACTGACTCTTGTTTGCCTCAAAGAACGGATTATTCGTGACTCCAGCAGTCCAGATAACAGTATGGGTAGCCAATGACCGACCGTTAACCATCAGTTTGTCATGAGTCTCGCCGCCGACTTTGCTACCCGTCATGATCTTGACGCCGAGGTGTTTTAAGCGGTTCTGTGAGAGAAATGCCGCCCTATCAGACATTCGACCAAGAATCCGGGGTGCTGCTTCGACAAGCTCAAGTGTGATCTTGTCAGAACGGGCCTTATGGTTACGAGCCACTTTCTTAAGATATGATCGCAAAACTGCAGCTAGCTCAACGCCCGTAGCTCCTGCTCCGACAATGACATAGTTCTTGTCAG from Candidatus Saccharimonadales bacterium encodes the following:
- a CDS encoding glycosyltransferase family 4 protein, producing the protein MTRSERQLKVGFVFDDTLDNPDGVQQYMLTLGQWLEDNDHEVRYLVGETHSRIHDPTVYSLSKNVKVRFNHNRMSVPLVANKKFITSVLDKEQFDALHVQLPCSPLLSGRIVAMADPATSIVGTFHVVGSTRLEEVGAKLLSKLQTKMFERIDHLVSVSKAADAFASRNFGVKTQVIPLPIDYKRFSAAKKMPYLMDGKTNIIFLGRLVERKGVKYLIEATKRLNERNKTENLRVIICGGGPLESELREMVRRYHLTHLIQFVGYVSEEDKMSYLASSHLTIYPSVSGESFGIVILEAMAAGSGVVMGGDNQGYRTVLGPQANHVLFNPRNSVEFADKIEILLSTPELRAKIHKWQESEVLKYDVNRVGKELLELYIRK
- a CDS encoding FAD-dependent oxidoreductase encodes the protein MKKHLLIVGGGFAGIKLARDLAHSDLYRITLISDETNFRYYPTLYRSATGHSNLESCIPLDMLLADDPQIKFVQASVKSIDRSKKELTAKDRQVFKYDICVLAIGVVTSYFGIPGLEKYSHNIKTFEGLRQLRRDLHEEFIDESRPDKNYVIVGAGATGVELAAVLRSYLKKVARNHKARSDKITLELVEAAPRILGRMSDRAAFLSQNRLKHLGVKIMTGSKVGGETHDKLMVNGRSLATHTVIWTAGVTNNPFFEANKSQFTFGPHGRVAVNAYMQVDDSLYVIGDNAETKYSGLALTAVRDAAYLSKNLKRLANGRKPRVYKPKKTIVVLPEGESWALVEWRGITFGGLLGALLRLAADLKGYMDIMPWPTAVKIWFKGMESEENCPICKSGL